Within Candidatus Deferrimicrobiaceae bacterium, the genomic segment TTTCATAACGAAAAAAACCGGGCACCCCGAAAAGGATGCCCGGATCCGATTCACTGGCTCCCCGGGCAGGACTTGAACCTGCAACCTAGTGGTTAACAGCCACCCGCTCTGCCGGTTGAGCTACCGGGGAACGAAAAACGGCAGGGGAAACTATAATCCGCCCCCCGCGCCCCGTCAAGCGGATTGCGACGCCAACCCTTTCCGGTCGACCGGCCGGGTGGGAAAACCGGCATGGACCCATGCATCGAACCCTCCCTGGATGACCCCGATCCTCCCGTATCCCCGCTTGATCATGATCCGCGCCAGACCGGCGCTGGTGGCCTCCCCGGGTCAGGTACAGTAAAAGACGAGCTCCCGGTCCTTCGGGAGTTCGTGGGCGACCCGGTGGAAGGTGGCGGGGCGAACGCGGACCGCCCCCGGGATCATGACGCCGGAGGCGCCGAATGCGGCGTCGCTGCGGAGATCCAGCACAGAGATCTCTTCCCCCTCCGACATCCTCCGGTAGAGCTCCTCTACCGGGATTCTCGGAGCGGAGTATTTCCGGACGAGGTATCGCCGGAACGCGACCGTCCACCCCAGATAGGCGGCAAGCCCGACCGCGATCAGCCCGCCCAGCATCCCGTTGATGCTGTCGACGTGGCCCGCAACGGCGTCCCCGAACGCCCAGCCGATCCCGACCCCTGCGGCCGCCCATCCGATGGACCCCAGAAAATCGAGGGAAAAGAAGCGGAGGAAAGGGTAGTCGGTGATCCCCGCCAGCGGCGGCATGACCGTGTTCACGCCGGGGAGGAATTTCGCCAGAAGGATCGTCAGGGAGCGGCGGCGGCGAAAACCCTCCTCGGCTCCCTCCACGCAGGCGTCCGGGTTGAGCGACACCCGGCAGAGGGTGGACAGGACGGACCGGCCGCGCCAGCGGCCCAGCATGTACCACCCCGCATCGGCCAGAAGCGCCCCCCCCACGGCGCCGACCAGGACCCATGGCAGGGAAGCCCGGCCCGACTGGGCGAGTGCCCCTGCAACCATCAGGACGGGAAAGGCCGGGATCGGGAGGCCGGCGTTCTCCGCAAAGGAGAACAGGAAGACCCCGATCCCGCTGTACATCGTGACGGCCGCCGGAAACCAATTCATCTCTCCGCTCCCAAAGCACCGCAGTTCCCGGATGAGATGCGGAAAACCGTCCCCGGGTCTCCGCGCTACCGGAGAGTCGCCGGGATTTTCCGCCAGGTGATCCATCCGGAGATTCCGATCAGAGCCAGGCCGGCAAGGAACGGGAGGAAGGAGAAACGGATGGGTACGCCCGTCCCGTGCCCGATCTTCACCCACTCCAGGATGTAGGTCGCGACGACGGTGACGATCCCCGCCAGTCCGCACGTCCACCCCCCCAGGCCGGGAGCGAACCGCGCGTCCTCCGGGGCCCGAAGGA encodes:
- a CDS encoding VTT domain-containing protein — protein: MNWFPAAVTMYSGIGVFLFSFAENAGLPIPAFPVLMVAGALAQSGRASLPWVLVGAVGGALLADAGWYMLGRWRGRSVLSTLCRVSLNPDACVEGAEEGFRRRRSLTILLAKFLPGVNTVMPPLAGITDYPFLRFFSLDFLGSIGWAAAGVGIGWAFGDAVAGHVDSINGMLGGLIAVGLAAYLGWTVAFRRYLVRKYSAPRIPVEELYRRMSEGEEISVLDLRSDAAFGASGVMIPGAVRVRPATFHRVAHELPKDRELVFYCT